GGTTATCAACAAGCAGATCGCGATAGTGTTTGCGAGTAAACACATCGATCCAGCCTACCGTGGCAAAGGTGATAAAATACACACCAGCTTTATCGGTGATAGCGTATTTGTGGCCCATGTACTAAAGGTAAGGGATATACGCTTTTATGTAAGAGTAGGGCAGCGAGGACGCTGCTGCGTATGTAAATAGGCCTCAGCCAGGAGACTGAGGCCAGCGTACTATTATTTGGATTAGTATTATAGGCTTGGGCAAGCAGAGGGTAGGCTTATGAGGCCAGCGTAATATGCTATTTCGCTTTAATTACTCCCCAGGCAACAGCTCTGCCGCCATTACTTCTTCCTGAACCTTTCCTCCTTTTAGTGTAAGCCGGTAGGCCTTATCAGTTGCATTTTGCGCCACAACCCTTTTCAGCGTTTCGTTTTCAAAATAAAGTCCGGCTGTTTCATCTAAAGCATAGCCAGGCATTATCTTTTCCTTTTCTACCCAATCTAATAAAATGGGCCTGCGTTCTTTTTCAGTATGGTAGTGTGGACACATACTGCCTTTTAAAAAATGCAACCCTTCTACCTTGGTTAAATGTATAGGACGAGAGTCGGAAAGGCCTTCATCAAACCAACAAATGGCACCGGCACTGGGCCCGCTTAGCACAATTCCTTTTTCCCAGGCTTTTCGCAGTATATTGTCAATGCCATGCGCCTTCCATAATGTAATAGCATTAAGGGTATTGCCACCGGTTACCAAAATGGCATCCATCTGCAGTAATGTTTCTTCAAATGAAGTTTTTTGTTCCCCGCTGGTAATAAATACTTTTTGCACAAAAGGTTGGATCGGCAACAGTTTGGCTGCGGCAAACCATCTGTTAATGTGAGCTTCACTATCTCCAACAGGTGTAGGCAGGAAACATATTTTCGGATTTTGCTTACCTGTTAGTGAAGCCAGGAATTTTATAGTAGCCAAGTCATAGGCTCCTCCAGTAACAAAGAGTTTTTTCACAGGATTTTTAGCTACAGGTACAAAGGATTCCAAAGATTGAACCAAAGGGTAAGCAGCGGAAACTAAAGCCGTTTGTTTTAGAAAGCTTCGTCTTTTCATGGCTGCAAAATAAAATAGAAAAGTATCATCATTCATCCATTTACGCTAAAGCGGCCAGATGCTGGCTTTAACTATCGATGCAGCCCAACTAAAATAAAAAGTCCGGAGGTGCAAGCTCCGGACAATGGTCGTTTATGATTTGACGTTATACTACGAATAGCCAGTTGTTTAGTAAGCCAATCCGCTATTCCGAAGAACCACCTTTCCCCTCACTTATGTCGTACTTCTTTTCAAGATCAGTCACAATGGTTTTCATCTTATTGATACAAATATCATAACGCTGTATTATTTCTCATTGCTAGTCGAAGCCTGTAAACCCTAATCAAATTATAGTCCGCTGGCCTCAGCCTCCTGGCTGAGGCCATCTATATTCACTGCAGCGTCCTCGCTGCCACTGCATTATTCATCTTAGCTTGCAATTGTAGATGACTTTCATCTATATACCATATCATCAATCCGGAAACGTATCCGTATCCAGGATCTTTAAAAACTCTTGCTTCGAATGCACTTTACTTTGCCTTGTCTTATAGACATAAAAAGCTATAAATCCTGCCAGGGAAAGCCCATACACCGGCCAACTCCAAATGGACTTACCCATAAGCGTTAGCAGGCCACCTACCAACGCAAAGAGAACAGCATGTACCAATACCACTATGCCGTATGCATACACCTGCACGGCTTTATTAGAGCGCAGGTGCAGCGGCAGCTTGCGCCAGTTGTTGAATGTATCCAGGTTGGCCTTCATATAGTTGGCAAAGGCTACTGCCATATGGGGCGCATAGTGATGTTGTTCGCGTAGGTATGTTTCAAAGGAGTAGAACTTTTTAGCTGGTGTTTCTTCTACTACTGGCGCTTGCCGTTTACCCACTGCAGTAAGAAACTGGTTAAAGAGAGGAAAGGCTTCTTCTTCGCCTATTGGCGGAACTGTAAAGTCTTTTACAATAAAGCGTTCCGCGCGATAGCGCATCACTGAAGTTTCCAGGGGTACCTCGTGAAAGTTAGTACCCAGGTAGTCGGCCGATAGATCACCAAAAGTATCAAAGACAATATCGGTGTCTTCATCCAGTTGCAGCTCGCTGTTCCCCATACGCTGGATTTCACCATCCATAGAGATGCCATCTTCCCAGAGAAGCTCACCGCCGGCAAATTTTTGAAAGAAAAATACCATAGCCGTCTCGCTCAGTCCAAACACTACTAGCTCTCCCTCTTTGGATATCTGTTTCAGGCCCTGCTCCCGCTCGTAATAGGCCATATCACTAAGCACCAAGGTGCCACTGGCTGTGTGGTAAATATCTACAAAGGCATTGTCGTATTTATTG
This genomic interval from Flavisolibacter tropicus contains the following:
- a CDS encoding peptidase E, coding for MKRRSFLKQTALVSAAYPLVQSLESFVPVAKNPVKKLFVTGGAYDLATIKFLASLTGKQNPKICFLPTPVGDSEAHINRWFAAAKLLPIQPFVQKVFITSGEQKTSFEETLLQMDAILVTGGNTLNAITLWKAHGIDNILRKAWEKGIVLSGPSAGAICWFDEGLSDSRPIHLTKVEGLHFLKGSMCPHYHTEKERRPILLDWVEKEKIMPGYALDETAGLYFENETLKRVVAQNATDKAYRLTLKGGKVQEEVMAAELLPGE